The Glycine soja cultivar W05 chromosome 19, ASM419377v2, whole genome shotgun sequence genomic sequence ACCCCGCCTATGTCACCGCAGAAAGAATTAAGAAAGCCAAAAATTTGGAGCTGCTTTTGACTGCTGGCATTGGTTCTGATCATGTTGATCTCAAAGCTGCAGCTGCTGCTGGTTTAACTGTGGCAGAGGTCACAGGAAGCAACGTTGTGTCGGTTGCGGAGGACGAACTCATGAGAATCCTCATTCTAATGAGGAATTTCTTGCCAGGGTACCATCAGGCTGTTAATGGGGAATGGAATGTTGCTGGCATTGCACATAGAGCTTATGATCTTGAAGGAAAGACAGTAGGAACCGTTGGCGCGGGTCGAATTGGGAAGCTTTTGCTCCAGAGGTTGAAACCTTTTAGCTGTAATCTTCTTTATTTTGATCGACTTAGGATAGATCCTGAATTGGAGAAAGAGATTGGAGCAAAATTTGAGGAGGACCTTGATGCAATGCTTCCAAAGTGTGATGTGATTGTTATCAACACCCCTCTCACTGAGCAGACAAggtatacttttaaatttaacatcTCAGTCAatcagaaaaattattttagacttGAAATCTCAAGCcacttataattttcaaaattattatcatgAGAAGTGCATTATCAGTATTATTCATATCACAAGGAATAAATTGTTTGATCATGTTCCAGAGATGAGTAGTAACCAAAGATTTCTGTGATTCAGGGGATTGTTTGACAAAAATAGAATTGCTAAGTGCAAGAAAGGTGTCTTGATTGTTAACAATGCTCGAGGGGCAATTGCGGACACTCAAGCAATTGCTGATGCTTGCTCCAGTGGCCACGTTGCAGGTAATTCTAAAACCAGGTGACAAAAATGTTTGTGCTTCCAGCAGCAAAACAAGAAATTATTATTGAACTAATGTAGTAATACCGTAATTTTGTTAAGATATTAAAATCACTTATGTGCTTTCACCAATCTGcttaaatttttggattttgtcTCTCTAAAATGAATAGTAGTAAAATAAGTAATCTCAATAGATGGTGAGAAGATCAACAGATAATATTCTAACACATTCATAATTTATGAAGCATGTGTACATAATACTATCAAGTTATCAACTATTGATTTCTTTACCAATAATTAACTTTACTTATTTTACTTCACAAAGTGAGTTGTTCTGTTATGTCCCTAAGTTCTGTTATGatcctttttttttggttgttgtTACTATTCCTTTTTAAGTTGCAATTgctaatttttttcatcctctttCCAAATCTCTTATTTCTATAGGTTATAGTGGTGATGTTTGGTTCCCACAACCAGCTCCAAAGGATCATCCATGGCGCTACATGCCAAACCATGCCATGACTCCTCATATTTCTGGTACCACCATTGATGCACAGGTATTTTCATTAAGTTTCTATATCATTATTCATTAGCTTAGCTTTTTGTGTCTAAGTTCTTTCTTTCACTTGATGgaacactaattaattaattaatactaaacCATACTTGTTTTTCAGTTACGTTATGCTGCTGGTGTCAAAGACATGCTTGATAGGCACTTCAAGGGTGAAGACTTTCCAGAACAAAACTACATTGTGAAGGAGGGTCAACTTGCTAGCCAATACCGATGAAGTGGTGTGTGTCAATGTGGCCTTTGAATCTTCCAATTTTAAGGCCAATGAATATGAGCAAATAAAGATCTAGAAGGCACTCTAATTATGTAATGCACTTGCTTTGTTGAATTTGAACTCGCTTAATTGATctcagaaataaaagtttaaggaACACTCCATTTTCCATGTATTGTTCTTTCGTTTTTCGAATTTGAATGTACATTTACTTGTAGTGCAAAGAAATAAGTAGGCACGGTTAACAAATAGGTGATAGAAAATTGACGAATAAATTGTCTAGCAAACcatgcatataaatatataatcaagTACTCCTCATTTTAGTTGCAATGATGGCCATGACAGTTGTGACGGGAATAATTATGTTGGTGATAAATTTAGGATATTTTAAGataagataaattaaattttaagatttttttttgttttgataaatcttttataaattttattgttaaataaagtcttaatttaaatttaaaatattttaattttgacttttcaatttattctaACAATTGAGATTGAAAATTCTCTTATTGTCATATGTtacttgaaaaattcttgtaaacaaatgtcttttagtattttttaaatgttatttgaaatactcttttatttctaatattttttgaaatgttatttgaaatactcttttttaaaatgttggtttctaatttttttgtgtttttttcacttttattttttatatatatattttttactttttttaaataaataaatcataattttattatttttctattatataaaatgtttgatatataattaaatatattatataatttaatgatatataacatataattgaataaaaaaaatctacaatAATTCATGCATCAAGGTTAACTAAGTAAGTTAGACCCTTAGACTCCATTGATATAAACAAGTATGCATTTTCTATACTCTTCATTGCATATATGAAATATGTTtactatataataattataattaaattatacataatatattttgtaactaaatgatatttaattaaatttaatatatcatgtatattataaatatataattaaatgtttaataaataataattgaatgatatgtaagtaaatatattatataatttaattaattattcaatgaCGGGTCTTGAACATTcctcaattatatataaaaccCTTCCTTGACTCTTTGTTTGAATCACAATATTCTGAAATCTGAATTGGTGTTAAGTGTTATAATCGATACTAAAAAGAATGGCTCAAGGAAGAGGCAGTGCTGCAACAATGCTATTGTTATGTTAGTGCTTTACTCTGATCAAGGATCTAAACTACTTCATCTGCGGTTTTCCTGGTCACTGCCTGCTGAATGGGATGAAAATTGCAGTCAATGCTGCATGATATATATGATTATCTATGTGTTTTGCTACGCATTTTCATATCATATATTTATCCATACTTAATGTTTTTATGAGGTCAAACATTTTTTCACACTTAACATTTTTTCAGATCAAAGTCaaacatttaatatttgatgatgaATTTTAATCAAACCTTGTCCGTTGACTGCACCTTAGGTGCGCATGCAATACGATATCCTTCAAAACTATTTAATCACAATTTCAAACTTAATATTATACACAACACATTGTCCCTTATTTTATCGTGTGTTGTTTATCTTTCTTTGCTCTTTCGTTTGTTTTACTCACGTTCCAATAACATTTTACATGGAGTTCAAATGCCGTGTTGgacaaaaccaagaaacaccTTCACCAACACTGTGCCTTCTTCCCACTGTTGCCTATGAGAACTCAAACGTCTCTGGACACTCATTACAAGGTAACACTTGTTACAAGACGACCCATTTGTattgttgttttttattattaaaaaaaaaaaagaaatctttccTCACATGAGTTCATTTCTAGGGTGTGAGTTTACATAAGATTGTTTTCCTGGCAATATACTGATGCCCACAGTTTTCCCAAGGCCAATGTCAACTAATGCCAATGAAGCATTTCGCCAAGGgctaaagaaagagaaaatcaagagagaaataATGGCCAACGAGATAACATTGGCCCGAGAACAAGAGATAGAGAAGGAAGTTAGGATGAAAAAGATGTTAGAGAAAGCATTGGAAATATACTGATGCAAAGACCTAAGGACATCTTGGTTCCACAAGGAATGTCCAATTCTTTTAATATAACATTGCCACATTTGGTGTGTCACAATTACAGTTACCCCATCAAATTAATAGGAAACTGATAAGAGTAAAGGTAAGATGTGCACAGTCCCTTGTTTCGAGGATAAGGTTCctcctaaaaaaatgaaaatggggATAAACTTCTCTGTCCATTTCATTACTTGCAACCTTCTTAATATACTACTTAGTAACATAATTACAACAAACTCTTATTCTAATTATTACTTCTAGAATATGTATATTGTTGCAACTAATTTatgtttatgattttgattttcttttggcTTTATCTTCTCCTTCAAGTTTTGTAATCCTGCTTGGGCGTGCAGTGTTTCGTTTGGGCCTTCCTGTATTGGGCTATGGTAATTTGCTAACAATACCCTCATCCTCAAAAGCCAcattgtcctcaaggtgataagCTTCGTGAATTGCTTCCCAAGACTCCCAAGTGGTATCCTTTGGAGCCTGTCCCATCCATTGTGTAAGAACCACACAAGTGGGTGGATCTATGGTGTGATGTAGTTTAGAAAGCCAAGAATGATAGTGGTTGAAGTACTCGCTGATTGTCAATGGTTTGTAAAGGCCAATTGTCCGAGGAAGGAGGTAATGGGTCGTGATGGGCTTGGAGGAGCGAGCAATGGAAGATTGGGTGGAGTTCCGCGTTGTTTGGCAACTGAAGTCGATAAGCAACTTGGCCCACGCGTTCAATAATCCGGATTGCCCAAAAAAATGCTTGGACAATTTCGGATGAGTGTCGCTGGTGACAAAACGCTGACGAAATGGACGCAGTTTCACATAAACCCATTGTCCTACCTCGAAGCTGACATCTTTGCGCTTAGCATCTGCCTGTGTTTTCATGGCATTTTAGGCTTTAAGTAAGCGACGCTGAAGGGCGGCATGAATTGCCTGGCGGGAAGAGACGAAGGAATCAACGACTTCATTATTGGAAGACCCAGTGATATATTGAGGTATTGACAGCGGAGGTTTGCCGTAAATAACTTCAAATGGAGTGAACCCAGTGCTTGAATGGAGGGATATATTGTAAGACCACTCAGTTAATGTGAGAAACTTGAACCAATTAGTAGGGTGAGAGTGGACGAATGAACGCAGGTACTGTTCCAGAACACGGttcatgacttcaatttggCTATCTGTTTGCGGATGGTAAACTTTGCTCATTCGCAAATGTGTCCCACTATTGTAGAAAAGCTCTCTCCATAGCAAAATGATGAAGATAGGATCCCTGTCGAAGACGATGCTCCGAGGAAACCCTTGGAGTTTACAGACAATGTCCATGAACAAGGACGCGACCTTGAAGGCAGAGTAAGTAGTGGGCAGTGCGCCAAAGTGGACACCCTTGGAGAAACTATCCACGGCTACCAAGATTACGGTGAATCCATGAGAACTTGGAAGGTGGGTAATGAAGTCAAGGGAAAGATCTTCCCAAACACCTGTTGGTAGTGGTAAAGGTTGCAGGAGGCCTGTAGGGCGTTGTGTGCTTGTGTTCGTCTGCTGACAAATACTGCATTCTCGAATAAATTTCTAAACATCTTGACACATGATGTTCCAATAGAAGTTCGTTGTTGGTTTGAAAATCAAGGTAAGCTGAAGGGTTGTCCTGGACTTTAGTCAATTAAGCTTTGAAAGCTGGGCTTGTATGAAGGGCTCGTTGAAGGTGATCGAGAAAAATGAAATTGGGTACATAGAGTATGAGAAACTGGTTATTTGGAGAATGAATAATACAAGAAAGAGCATATGCGACTGTGTTCGATGCCCCAGTCTTGTATTGAATAGAATACTAATAACCCAAAATATTGGACAAATAGTATTGTTGCTCCAGAGTCTGAATTACCTGGGACATAAGTTCCTTGAGACTTTTATGGTCCGTCAAGATCGTGAATGGGTGCCCGAGCAAGTATTGTCGCCATTTACGAGTGGCCGTAACGATAGCATGAAGTTCCATTACATAAGTGGAAGCATGGAGCAAACGGGGCCCAAATGGTTTGCTAAAGAATGCAATTGAGTGTCCTTGTTGCATCAGGGCAACTCCCATTGTCGTACCAAAAGCATCGGTTTCGACCACAGAAGGAAGGGTAAAGTCTGGGAGAGCTAAAATAGGGGCTTAAGTCATTGTCATTTTGAGTTGATCGAAAGTAGACTCAGAGGCTGAAGTCCAGGTAAAAGCATCTTTTGCATAAGAGTGAAGTGAGAGGGCCCACAATGGCAACATAATTCAGAGGCTGAAGTCCAGGTTAAATGAATAACTCTTATTAAactaaagtaaataaaaaaaaatactaattaatatttaaaaagaaggACAATAAGAGGCTTTTTAGCTGCATACTTAGCACAATACATTGATACAATAAGGCTCTTTTTTCCTGGGGTGAAACAATTGGGTTCTTCATTTCAAGAGTGGAGATGAAGGAAAGAACTAGATCACTTCAAgggtttaaataaataaaaaatgcattagAGACATGATTTACTACCTTGTCCATTTATACTGCTAACAGTAATTACATGAAATTTCTGCATTTTCAAAAAAGTCATGATCCCACATTTCAATATGGATCTGAAAAATAATAGAGTATGATATAAGAGGACTGTCTTTTTTTCTGTGAGTAGCCTAAAGGCTAAAGCAACTTTAGtttgcaaaaatataatttcattcaaTGCATCACTATGCAGTGGAAATCACAGGCTTCACCTAGTTAAGTCTCACTATTTTGTTGAAGGAACTGAAGGTCTTTCATTTGTAGTTCCACAGCTTCTTTCGATAGAGGCTTGAGTTCTGAAACATATTCCTCATCAACTCCTGCTGCTACTTTCTCTGCCTTGTCTTTGACAAGGCGCCGGATCTCTTCGCGCTGAACTGACGGGAAGACAGCACCGAGCATTGCAGTCAGCAGTCTCTCGTCTTCTTCCTCTATGGAGTCCTTTCCAAAGCAACACACATAGATAGCATCAAGAGCCTTCCCAGCTCGAATCTCCATTGGGACTGCAGGAGGATCAGCGTTTTGCCTTGCCCGTCTCTACAGtgttgaatataatttttttgagttGTTAGGGTACTAGGGTAGTGTCATATAGATAAAACTTAGTTTCAGTATAATCAAAGCACCAAGCGTAAAAAGGTGGAGCAATAGTGACACACAGCAAGAATATCATCCCTATATCTTGGAATTGTTTTTCCTATTCTATCCACTTGATAACATATAGCACTTCTCTCAAtacaaaatgaatgaaaatatatCTGGGAGAATGACACAATGAGGGTATTAGCAAAGTTTTTTGCCATCGCAGTAAGCTGCTGTGATAGAAAATTGTCTTCAGAGAGAGGATGATTTAGATTTAGGCAAAGAGAAAACGTTATCTTAGGGAATGTAACACAAGTTAAAtgattccccaaacaaagaGAACAATGATAGATAAGCCTTATATAAAGCTTCGAATCTAACTATTTTCTGTAATTTCCTTAAGTCAACAAGTACATGAAGAACAGTATTTAGTGTTTATAGAGTTAAAATTTAGACAACATATTTTGGAATGAATCAGTCACTTGATGAAAACTGATAAGAGTTCCCCTTCAAATGCAACATAATACTAAAACTGGATAGCTTTCAAAGATGGATAAACTCAAATTTAGTCAAAGTGGTAGATAGTGAGATAGAGAGCAACCAACCTCCTTTGACTCATTCATCAAAGCCATGAAACTCTGCTCCTCAAATTCAATGTCGTTGGAGATCCGGAGCCGAGCCACCCCTTCCAGAATATCCTCGGTTTTGAGAAGACCAGCACCAATGGCTGCTAGCCAACAGCATAACAGAACATAAAGAGGATCCCCTGCCTATCCACAACACACCAACATTAAGTCACACATTCATTACCCTTTAGCACACCAAAACCAACTGTTGCCATAAAACCATGGAAATAATAGCGAAagcaaaacacacacacaaataaatCAACCTATTAACATTCAAATTGAAGTTTGACCACAACTAAACATGTCATCACCAATCTCCATCAATTTTAAACTCATAGAGATTGAGTTTTTGAGCATGAAATCAACCTTGTTAAGTTTAACCACAAAACCCAAGATTaatcaattaaagaaaaaacataaacacaATTGTTTAAGTAACTTTGGTGTTATTCTCTAAACAGAATTGAAGTTTCTGTTCGATAATCCACATAATAAAGGTCTGCATTAAACATGACCATAGCTCCAAGTGAAATTCTAATTCTGattgaaaaaacaaacattaaaacATTAAACATCTAAAACTGCATATAAGTTTGAGGTTGCAAAGATAGAATTTTGACATGACCAAGCAATGAAGCTCATAAATTTGATTAAAGGGTGTTAggaaaatgaatgaatgaatgattaCTGACCCTTCCTCGTCGATCTTGGAACTGATAAAAGGCAGAGGAATCAGCTTGGGAACACTTCTTTCCAACGCGCCTTCTGAACTCAGCAAAATCCACGAGGTCATCTCCAACGCCACCTTCATCACTGAGAATCCTGGCAATGAGTCCCACCACGGGGAGTGCACCAATGACCCTGTTGGCGAAACTACCTAATGTGTTGGGGTTCTCCATGTAGGCTTTAACAGTGAACTGTGCAACTCTTGAAGTGAGTCTCGTGGTGGTGGGGTGagcatggtggtggtggtggtggtggcggaGAGAGTGTTGTGGGGAGGTGAAtttggaggaggaggaagagaggTTGAAGAAGTGGCAAGTGAGAGAAGTGGAC encodes the following:
- the LOC114400294 gene encoding formate dehydrogenase 1, mitochondrial-like isoform X1 gives rise to the protein MSDPTLAQQHLVKVHTTTHETVVTTHNHNQTPSINASGEKKKIVGVFYKGNEYAKLNPNFVGCVEGALGIREWLESQGHQYIVTDDKEGPDSELEKHIPDAHVIISTPFHPAYVTAERIKKAKNLELLLTAGIGSDHVDLKAAAAAGLTVAEVTGSNVVSVAEDELMRILILMRNFLPGYHQAVNGEWNVAGIAHRAYDLEGKTVGTVGAGRIGKLLLQRLKPFSCNLLYFDRLRIDPELEKEIGAKFEEDLDAMLPKCDVIVINTPLTEQTRGLFDKNRIAKCKKGVLIVNNARGAIADTQAIADACSSGHVAGYSGDVWFPQPAPKDHPWRYMPNHAMTPHISGTTIDAQLRYAAGVKDMLDRHFKGEDFPEQNYIVKEGQLASQYR
- the LOC114400294 gene encoding formate dehydrogenase 1, mitochondrial-like isoform X2, which codes for MAMMKRAASSALRSLIASSSTFTRNLHASGEKKKIVGVFYKGNEYAKLNPNFVGCVEGALGIREWLESQGHQYIVTDDKEGPDSELEKHIPDAHVIISTPFHPAYVTAERIKKAKNLELLLTAGIGSDHVDLKAAAAAGLTVAEVTGSNVVSVAEDELMRILILMRNFLPGYHQAVNGEWNVAGIAHRAYDLEGKTVGTVGAGRIGKLLLQRLKPFSCNLLYFDRLRIDPELEKEIGAKFEEDLDAMLPKCDVIVINTPLTEQTRGLFDKNRIAKCKKGVLIVNNARGAIADTQAIADACSSGHVAGYSGDVWFPQPAPKDHPWRYMPNHAMTPHISGTTIDAQLRYAAGVKDMLDRHFKGEDFPEQNYIVKEGQLASQYR
- the LOC114398038 gene encoding photosystem I assembly factor PSA3, chloroplastic-like encodes the protein MVVLKSTSLTCHFFNLSSSSSKFTSPQHSLRHHHHHHHAHPTTTRLTSRVAQFTVKAYMENPNTLGSFANRVIGALPVVGLIARILSDEGGVGDDLVDFAEFRRRVGKKCSQADSSAFYQFQDRRGRAGDPLYVLLCCWLAAIGAGLLKTEDILEGVARLRISNDIEFEEQSFMALMNESKERRARQNADPPAVPMEIRAGKALDAIYVCCFGKDSIEEEDERLLTAMLGAVFPSVQREEIRRLVKDKAEKVAAGVDEEYVSELKPLSKEAVELQMKDLQFLQQNSET